In Terriglobia bacterium, a single window of DNA contains:
- the tssE gene encoding type VI secretion system baseplate subunit TssE, which translates to MIEPKVGSGARVLLFDRLVDTEPQSQKEVRPFRTLDKQGLKQSIRMELGRLLNTRCPIPLAPAAEERTVINYGIPDFSYLSPNSGDHRAKLETWVRDAIVSYEPRLVDVRVSVDPPVRTERSLVVRIEAKLQLETIREPVAFSVVMKRDTARR; encoded by the coding sequence GTGATTGAACCCAAGGTCGGTTCGGGCGCCCGCGTTCTGCTGTTTGACCGGCTCGTGGATACAGAGCCGCAATCGCAGAAGGAAGTGCGCCCGTTCCGGACCCTGGACAAGCAGGGCTTGAAACAATCGATTCGAATGGAATTGGGACGGCTGCTGAACACGCGCTGTCCCATTCCGCTTGCCCCTGCCGCCGAAGAACGTACCGTCATCAACTACGGCATCCCCGATTTTTCTTATCTTTCTCCGAACAGCGGCGATCATCGCGCCAAACTCGAAACCTGGGTTCGCGACGCGATCGTCAGTTATGAACCGCGTCTCGTTGACGTCCGGGTTTCCGTGGACCCCCCGGTGCGGACGGAACGATCGCTTGTCGTCAGGATCGAAGCCAAGCTTCAGCTTGAGACCATCCGGGAGCCCGTGGCTTTCTCAGTGGTCATGAAACGCGACACTGCCCGGAGATAG